In Coleofasciculus sp. FACHB-1120, one genomic interval encodes:
- the lptC gene encoding LPS export ABC transporter periplasmic protein LptC: MKKVASRKKLFLLPIYFLLFTFLVSACNTEKRAEKKIQKDTASVTDFEGSLVFQNVTLDQADEQGRPLWKVKAEQAVYTKDKKAARIQKPSGDLFQDGKLVMQITADSGEVQEDGKKIFLKGQIVATDPRNGAVLKGNELEWRPKEDLLIVRQNLVGTHQKMVATANEGRYFSRSQQMELLGQIVATSKDPAVQIRTEHLVWQIPQQMVVGDRRIQIDRYTGNRVTEQAAGDSGQVNLKTKIATLTKNVQMTSLEPPVQIAGNSVTWNLTTQMVTSDQPVKVVHQQQQVTLTGNRGQVDLKGKVARLIGGVQGVGSRNKSQLYANQVIWNIPTEEFDAQGNVIYHQQVDPPLHLTGSRAVGKFQGQTVVVTGGGGASGSSGRVVTEIIP; this comes from the coding sequence ATGAAAAAAGTAGCTTCTCGCAAAAAATTATTTCTTTTGCCTATTTACTTTTTACTATTCACTTTTTTAGTTAGTGCTTGTAATACCGAGAAACGTGCGGAGAAAAAGATCCAGAAAGATACTGCCTCCGTGACAGATTTCGAGGGAAGTTTGGTATTTCAAAATGTGACCCTGGATCAGGCAGATGAGCAAGGAAGACCTTTGTGGAAAGTGAAGGCGGAGCAAGCGGTTTACACCAAAGATAAGAAAGCTGCTCGCATCCAAAAGCCTAGCGGAGATTTGTTCCAAGATGGAAAATTGGTTATGCAAATCACCGCAGATAGTGGGGAAGTTCAAGAGGATGGTAAAAAAATCTTTCTAAAGGGTCAGATTGTTGCTACAGACCCCCGCAACGGGGCAGTTTTAAAGGGAAATGAACTAGAGTGGCGACCGAAGGAAGACCTTTTGATCGTGCGTCAAAATCTTGTCGGCACTCATCAAAAGATGGTGGCGACAGCGAATGAAGGACGATATTTTAGCCGATCCCAGCAAATGGAATTATTGGGTCAAATTGTTGCAACATCGAAAGACCCAGCGGTACAAATTAGAACCGAGCATTTAGTGTGGCAAATTCCCCAGCAGATGGTAGTTGGCGATCGCCGCATCCAGATTGACCGCTACACAGGCAATCGCGTGACAGAGCAAGCAGCGGGAGATTCTGGTCAGGTAAACCTGAAAACAAAAATAGCAACGCTGACAAAGAATGTTCAGATGACTTCTTTAGAGCCGCCAGTGCAAATCGCCGGGAATTCTGTCACCTGGAACCTTACCACACAAATGGTTACGTCAGACCAACCCGTGAAAGTGGTGCATCAACAGCAGCAAGTGACGCTGACAGGGAACCGGGGTCAGGTGGATCTGAAGGGAAAAGTGGCTCGTCTGATTGGTGGCGTCCAAGGTGTTGGCAGTCGGAATAAATCCCAACTTTACGCCAATCAGGTGATTTGGAATATTCCAACTGAAGAATTCGATGCTCAAGGCAATGTAATTTATCATCAACAAGTTGACCCGCCGCTGCACCTGACGGGTTCCAGAGCAGTCGGTAAGTTTCAAGGTCAAACGGTTGTTGTCACGGGTGGCGGTGGTGCTAGTGGCAGTAGTGGCAGGGTGGTGACGGAAATTATTCCTTGA
- a CDS encoding D-alanyl-D-alanine carboxypeptidase, with translation MLQLFGSGLVALWMNMAGVKTTEIDTAQLIAWRGVPLFSLSMATDPVAENTMQQYLKGWSAKGMTAAAQGVWIQSGSLPLATNQGNIPLPAASLTKIATSTAALETWGPGHQFETSIGTTGPVKNGVLQGDLVINGSGDPFFVWEEAIALGNALNKRGIRRINGNLVIVGDFYMNYQSHPYMAGQMLKQAFNPTSWPRDAQYLYNLMPPGTPKPQIAIAGSVKVSSIPIPKQILLLRHRSMSLAQILKEMNIYSNNDMAEMLAKALGGASAVAQLGATSAGVPQQEVQLVNGSGLGVENRISPRAVCGMLTAIESYLQPHQLTVADLFPVSGRDRRGTMVSRHIPSGTIIKTGTLRDVSALAGVMPTRDRGLVCFAIINRGGDVDGFRKQQDQILQKLVQRWGVPPTLPAAILPSTGRPDIAGFLGDASRNEILSDFQARR, from the coding sequence ATGTTGCAATTATTTGGCTCTGGTTTGGTGGCGCTGTGGATGAATATGGCTGGGGTGAAAACAACTGAGATAGACACTGCCCAACTGATAGCGTGGCGGGGCGTTCCCTTGTTTTCCCTATCGATGGCGACCGACCCGGTAGCTGAAAACACGATGCAGCAATACTTGAAGGGCTGGAGTGCTAAAGGCATGACAGCGGCGGCTCAAGGGGTGTGGATTCAGTCTGGTTCGTTGCCCCTGGCAACGAACCAGGGAAATATTCCCTTACCGGCTGCTTCTTTGACCAAGATTGCGACTTCTACCGCTGCATTGGAAACTTGGGGACCGGGTCATCAGTTTGAAACCTCAATCGGCACAACTGGACCCGTGAAAAATGGGGTTTTGCAGGGAGATTTGGTGATTAATGGCAGTGGCGATCCCTTTTTTGTCTGGGAAGAAGCGATCGCTCTAGGGAATGCTTTAAATAAACGGGGCATCCGCCGCATCAACGGCAACTTGGTAATTGTGGGCGATTTTTACATGAATTACCAATCTCACCCTTATATGGCGGGTCAGATGCTCAAGCAAGCATTTAATCCTACCTCATGGCCTAGAGATGCCCAATATCTATACAACTTAATGCCGCCCGGAACGCCAAAGCCGCAAATTGCGATCGCGGGTTCGGTCAAAGTTTCGTCGATTCCAATTCCCAAGCAAATTTTGTTGTTGCGTCATCGCTCAATGTCCTTGGCACAAATCCTCAAGGAAATGAACATTTACAGCAACAACGACATGGCGGAGATGCTGGCAAAAGCCCTTGGGGGGGCATCTGCTGTCGCTCAGTTGGGGGCTACGTCTGCTGGGGTTCCCCAACAGGAAGTTCAGCTGGTAAATGGCTCTGGTTTAGGGGTAGAAAATCGCATTTCGCCCCGCGCTGTTTGCGGAATGCTGACGGCGATTGAAAGTTATTTACAACCCCATCAGCTGACAGTCGCCGATCTCTTCCCGGTATCGGGACGCGATCGCCGAGGAACGATGGTCTCCCGCCACATCCCTTCAGGCACGATTATCAAAACGGGCACCCTGCGGGATGTTAGCGCCCTGGCTGGGGTAATGCCAACACGCGATCGCGGTCTGGTTTGCTTTGCCATCATCAATCGGGGTGGTGATGTCGATGGTTTTAGAAAACAGCAAGACCAAATACTTCAAAAACTGGTGCAACGATGGGGCGTTCCCCCCACTTTACCAGCAGCAATTCTTCCTAGCACTGGGCGACCTGATATTGCTGGATTTCTTGGTGACGCCAGTCGCAATGAAATTCTCTCAGATTTTCAAGCGCGACGATAA
- the plsX gene encoding phosphate acyltransferase PlsX, which translates to MGSTRARIAIDAMGGDHAPAEIVAGALRAQEELDVEVLLVGDPHQIEASLGQHTSSHLPQIVPSEGTIEMHEEPLSGLKRKPKASINVAMDLVKQKQAQAVVSAGHSGAAMASALLRLGRLRGIDRPAIGAVLPTMIASKSVLILDVGANVDCRPKYLEQFALMGSIYSQYVLGIDVPKVGLLNIGEEECKGNDLAVRTYQRLQDNSQICFTGNAEGRDVLTGNFDVVVCDGFAGNILLKFAEAVGEAVLQILQEELPQGLCGQIGTALLKPNLRRIKQRVDHAEHGGCLLLGVGGICIISHGSSQAPSIFNAIRLAKEAVDNQVLERIQSQDISAKQSTVGE; encoded by the coding sequence ATGGGATCGACTCGCGCACGGATCGCAATTGACGCTATGGGTGGCGACCATGCCCCCGCTGAAATCGTTGCTGGAGCGCTTAGGGCACAGGAAGAATTAGACGTAGAGGTTTTGCTGGTGGGCGATCCTCATCAGATTGAAGCTTCCCTAGGGCAACACACCAGTTCTCATCTTCCTCAAATTGTGCCTTCTGAGGGCACAATTGAAATGCACGAGGAGCCTCTAAGTGGTTTAAAACGCAAGCCCAAGGCTTCGATCAACGTCGCAATGGATTTGGTAAAACAAAAACAAGCCCAAGCAGTAGTGTCAGCGGGTCACTCAGGAGCCGCTATGGCATCTGCTCTGCTGCGACTGGGACGCCTTCGGGGGATCGACCGACCCGCCATTGGGGCAGTTTTGCCAACGATGATCGCCAGTAAATCGGTGCTAATTCTCGATGTCGGCGCAAATGTCGATTGTCGTCCTAAGTATTTGGAGCAGTTCGCACTAATGGGGTCGATTTATAGCCAGTATGTACTGGGTATAGACGTTCCTAAAGTGGGGTTGCTCAACATCGGGGAAGAAGAGTGTAAGGGGAACGATCTGGCAGTTCGCACTTACCAAAGGCTGCAAGACAATTCGCAAATTTGCTTTACTGGCAATGCTGAAGGGCGAGATGTCCTGACGGGTAACTTTGATGTGGTCGTTTGCGATGGTTTTGCTGGCAATATTTTGCTGAAATTTGCGGAAGCAGTTGGTGAGGCGGTATTACAAATCCTCCAGGAAGAGTTACCTCAAGGATTGTGCGGTCAAATCGGCACAGCTTTGTTGAAACCAAACTTGCGGCGCATTAAGCAGCGGGTGGACCACGCGGAACATGGCGGTTGCTTGTTATTAGGGGTAGGAGGCATTTGTATTATTAGCCACGGTAGCTCCCAGGCTCCATCAATTTTTAACGCGATTCGCTTGGCGAAAGAAGCGGTTGATAACCAGGTACTAGAGCGAATTCAGTCTCAAGATATCAGTGCTAAACAATCGACAGTCGGCGAATAG
- a CDS encoding beta-ketoacyl-ACP synthase 3, translated as MLQQTGVGVAITGSGSAIPSVSLDNQGLTQLVETSDDWIATRTGIRQRRLAGEESLSAIATLAAQRAIAMAGIAPEDLDLIILATSTADDLFGSASSIQFQLGASRAVAFDLTAACSGFVFGLVTASQFIRTGVYQNVLLIGADILSRWVDWSDRGTCVLFGDGAGAIVMQASERDRLLGFELRSDGTQHQSLSLAYTAQPKELVPGINVQAGTYHPITMNGKEVYRFAVQKVPEVLEKAMFRASISIEQIDWLLLHQANQRILDAVAQRLKIPTEKVISNLANYGNTSAASIPLALDEAVREGKIKPGDIIASSGFGAGLTWGAAIFQWGR; from the coding sequence ATGTTGCAACAAACAGGCGTCGGCGTCGCCATTACCGGAAGCGGCTCTGCGATCCCCTCAGTTTCCCTGGATAATCAAGGACTAACTCAGCTGGTAGAAACTTCCGATGATTGGATTGCTACCCGCACGGGGATTCGTCAGCGGCGGCTGGCGGGTGAGGAGTCCTTAAGTGCGATCGCCACCCTTGCGGCACAAAGAGCGATCGCAATGGCTGGGATTGCTCCAGAAGACCTGGATTTAATTATTTTGGCAACTTCCACTGCTGATGATTTGTTTGGAAGTGCCTCATCAATTCAGTTTCAACTGGGAGCATCCAGGGCGGTAGCTTTTGATTTAACAGCAGCTTGCTCTGGATTTGTCTTTGGTCTGGTCACGGCATCGCAGTTTATTCGCACCGGCGTCTATCAAAATGTCTTGCTGATTGGGGCTGATATTCTGTCGCGCTGGGTAGATTGGTCAGATCGGGGAACCTGCGTGTTATTTGGGGATGGTGCCGGTGCCATTGTTATGCAGGCGAGTGAGCGCGATCGCTTACTCGGATTTGAACTCCGCAGTGATGGAACCCAGCACCAATCCCTCAGCCTAGCCTACACGGCACAGCCCAAAGAACTGGTTCCTGGAATCAATGTCCAAGCTGGCACTTACCACCCCATTACCATGAACGGCAAGGAAGTCTATCGCTTTGCCGTGCAAAAAGTACCGGAAGTGCTGGAAAAAGCAATGTTTCGAGCAAGTATCAGCATTGAACAAATTGACTGGCTGCTTTTGCATCAAGCCAATCAGCGAATTCTTGATGCTGTCGCTCAACGCTTAAAAATTCCTACCGAAAAAGTCATTAGCAATCTTGCTAACTACGGCAATACTTCTGCTGCTTCCATTCCTTTAGCGCTGGATGAAGCAGTGCGAGAAGGCAAAATTAAACCAGGAGATATTATTGCTAGTTCGGGATTTGGTGCGGGTCTGACTTGGGGCGCAGCGATTTTCCAATGGGGCAGATAA
- the fabD gene encoding ACP S-malonyltransferase — protein MTKTAWVFPGQGSQAIGMGVDLLDLPEAKAKFEQAEQILGWSVPEICQSQEDKLSRTLYTQPSLYVVESILADRMQAGRHQPNLVAGHSLGEYVALYVAGVFDFEAGLRLVKRRAEFMDSASDGMMAALIGFDREQLEQQIQQTPDVVLANDNSSAQVVVSGTPKAVEAVLSQVKVKRVVRLNVSGAFHSPLMAEAAAEFQAVLESVPFNSAQVPVLSNVEPVPCVDADILKERLIRQMTGSVRWREISLELPVQGISQVVEIGPGKVLTGLIKRTCPDLTLENVGSVAELPNSK, from the coding sequence ATGACAAAGACCGCATGGGTGTTTCCTGGGCAAGGTTCCCAGGCAATCGGAATGGGAGTAGATTTATTAGACTTGCCAGAGGCGAAGGCTAAGTTTGAGCAAGCCGAGCAAATTTTAGGCTGGTCTGTACCAGAAATCTGTCAGAGTCAGGAAGATAAATTATCCCGCACTCTTTATACCCAGCCCAGCCTGTATGTGGTAGAAAGCATTTTGGCGGATCGAATGCAAGCTGGGAGACATCAACCTAACCTCGTTGCCGGTCACAGCCTGGGAGAATACGTCGCTCTCTATGTCGCCGGTGTTTTTGACTTTGAGGCTGGGTTGCGCCTGGTCAAACGTCGGGCAGAGTTTATGGATAGCGCATCCGATGGCATGATGGCGGCTCTGATTGGGTTTGACCGCGAACAGCTAGAACAACAAATTCAGCAGACGCCTGACGTTGTATTAGCCAACGACAACAGTTCTGCTCAAGTCGTCGTCTCTGGAACCCCGAAAGCGGTGGAGGCAGTGCTAAGCCAGGTAAAGGTAAAGCGCGTTGTCCGCTTAAATGTTTCAGGAGCCTTTCACTCGCCCTTAATGGCGGAAGCCGCCGCTGAGTTCCAGGCAGTTTTAGAGTCAGTTCCGTTTAATTCTGCTCAAGTGCCAGTACTGTCAAATGTGGAACCTGTCCCCTGTGTGGACGCTGATATTTTAAAAGAGCGCCTCATCCGTCAGATGACCGGCTCGGTGCGGTGGCGAGAAATTTCTCTAGAATTGCCAGTACAAGGAATTTCGCAGGTTGTGGAAATTGGGCCAGGGAAAGTTCTCACGGGTTTAATTAAACGAACTTGCCCCGATTTAACCTTAGAAAACGTGGGTAGTGTTGCAGAGTTGCCGAACTCAAAATAA
- a CDS encoding lysophospholipid acyltransferase family protein, with amino-acid sequence MGRSREPVSSLVLYHLFKWSVVSPVLHAYLRGRIYGCEHVPPLGPLLVVSNHASDFDPPILSCCVRRPVAYMAKEELFRVPVLKQAIKLYGAYPVKRGSADRSAIRSALTLLEEGWAVGLFLQGTRTPDARISDPKLGAALIAAKAKVPLLPVSLWGTEAIFKKGSLVPRPVPVTVRIGQVVDPPNSTDRDELQAVTQKCATAIHALHDLGR; translated from the coding sequence TTGGGCAGAAGCCGCGAGCCTGTTTCGAGTTTAGTTCTATACCATCTGTTTAAGTGGTCAGTGGTCAGCCCCGTGCTTCATGCTTACCTGCGAGGTCGGATTTATGGGTGTGAACATGTGCCTCCATTGGGACCGCTTCTAGTGGTTAGCAATCATGCCAGTGATTTTGATCCGCCGATTTTGTCCTGCTGCGTGCGACGACCCGTCGCCTATATGGCGAAGGAAGAACTGTTTCGAGTCCCAGTTTTGAAGCAGGCAATTAAGTTGTATGGTGCTTATCCGGTGAAGCGAGGTTCGGCAGACCGGAGTGCAATTCGTTCGGCGCTGACTCTCCTAGAGGAAGGATGGGCGGTTGGTCTCTTTTTGCAAGGAACGCGAACGCCAGACGCCCGGATTTCAGACCCTAAGCTAGGTGCCGCGCTGATTGCCGCCAAGGCGAAGGTGCCGCTGCTGCCCGTTAGTTTGTGGGGTACGGAAGCGATTTTCAAGAAAGGGTCGCTGGTTCCGCGTCCGGTGCCAGTAACGGTGCGGATTGGTCAGGTAGTTGATCCTCCTAATTCAACAGACCGGGATGAGTTACAGGCAGTAACGCAAAAATGCGCGACAGCGATTCATGCGTTGCACGATTTAGGTCGTTGA
- a CDS encoding AI-2E family transporter: MSEPSAKYLLQRLNNLALVRFLLFVASGWAFVKILAYFETVIVIFTFAAIVAFLLSYPVRSLNRFLPHGVAVTVVFFIGMIVIASLTVTVGLTVVSQGQQLISSLTTFFNSLIPLAYQIEKYFLRFNVQVNLSIIQEEFQNQIISSLGFGIGYSLTTIQAFFANFLNLILIAVISFFMLLDGEKLWKLILKFVPAHLQNRFTLVIQRKFLGFFRGQMLLCLFLTTTTFSVFLVLNVPFPLLLAIIAGLFDLIPGIGATLGVGIVFVILLSQSVWLAIRVVVVCIIIQQLQDNFIAPRIMQNSLNINPVIVFLALLVGARVAGLLGIFIAIPITGVLVSLFEIDEMKAES; this comes from the coding sequence ATGAGCGAACCTTCTGCCAAGTATCTTTTGCAGCGACTGAACAATTTGGCATTGGTTAGATTTTTGCTTTTCGTTGCTTCTGGTTGGGCTTTTGTAAAAATTTTAGCTTACTTTGAAACAGTTATTGTCATTTTTACATTTGCAGCTATTGTTGCTTTTCTACTGAGTTATCCCGTGCGATCGCTAAATCGCTTTTTGCCACACGGTGTAGCCGTTACTGTGGTCTTTTTTATAGGGATGATAGTAATCGCTAGTCTTACTGTCACAGTTGGCTTAACCGTTGTATCGCAAGGTCAACAATTAATTTCTAGTTTAACGACTTTTTTCAATTCTTTAATTCCTCTGGCTTATCAAATAGAAAAATATTTTTTAAGATTTAATGTTCAAGTGAACTTGAGCATAATTCAAGAAGAATTTCAAAATCAAATTATCTCATCGCTGGGGTTTGGAATCGGTTATAGCTTAACAACAATACAAGCCTTTTTTGCTAATTTTCTTAATTTGATATTAATTGCCGTTATTTCTTTTTTCATGCTGCTAGATGGAGAAAAACTTTGGAAGCTTATTCTTAAATTTGTTCCCGCGCATTTACAAAATAGATTTACCCTCGTAATTCAACGCAAGTTTCTCGGATTTTTTAGAGGACAGATGCTTTTATGTTTATTTCTGACTACTACTACTTTTTCGGTTTTCTTAGTTTTAAATGTACCGTTTCCATTACTCCTGGCAATTATTGCTGGATTATTCGATTTAATCCCTGGGATTGGAGCTACTTTAGGGGTTGGTATCGTTTTTGTTATTTTATTGTCTCAGAGTGTTTGGTTAGCCATTAGAGTAGTAGTGGTTTGTATCATTATCCAGCAGTTGCAAGACAATTTTATCGCACCTCGGATCATGCAAAATTCACTTAATATTAATCCAGTTATCGTATTTCTTGCCTTGCTAGTAGGCGCTAGAGTAGCAGGATTACTCGGAATTTTTATTGCAATTCCGATTACTGGAGTCCTTGTCAGTTTATTTGAAATTGATGAAATGAAAGCAGAATCTTAG
- a CDS encoding DUF2288 domain-containing protein produces the protein MQGLREELAELIDEAEWNWLMPHAEREAVVIVSQELDLLDVGVAIANDDVSSVQHWISEQLIYKPSEEQKQDWNNNRNKRFSALIVSPYVLVKETATIAA, from the coding sequence ATGCAGGGTTTAAGAGAAGAATTAGCAGAATTGATCGATGAGGCTGAGTGGAACTGGTTGATGCCTCATGCGGAACGGGAGGCTGTGGTTATCGTATCTCAAGAGCTGGACTTGCTGGATGTAGGGGTAGCGATCGCAAATGATGATGTTTCCTCTGTACAACACTGGATTAGCGAACAATTGATTTACAAGCCTTCCGAAGAGCAGAAACAAGATTGGAACAATAACCGAAACAAGCGGTTCAGCGCTTTGATCGTGTCGCCTTATGTTTTGGTAAAAGAAACGGCGACAATTGCTGCTTAA
- a CDS encoding YdcF family protein — protein sequence MILKIGPSRQKHLFSKPSRSKSRYSRLLILALPVALWFGYKEVEKSQVKPQAMLVLGGSTSALEREKLAAAMARQHSNLPIWVSSGSTNKAYVQRVFAKAGVGPRRLRLDYQAVDTVTNFTTLVDELQSLGITSIYLITSDYHMRRARVIGEIVLGSRGITLKPVVVPSGIPQEPIEKSIRDGARAMLWVTTGYTGATLGQSSNQIKQQLSPFLLPKHKATRSKR from the coding sequence ATGATCCTGAAAATTGGTCCTAGCCGACAAAAACACTTATTTTCCAAGCCTTCACGCTCTAAAAGTAGATATTCTCGGCTCCTAATACTAGCTTTACCTGTGGCGCTGTGGTTTGGATACAAGGAAGTTGAAAAAAGCCAGGTCAAACCCCAGGCAATGTTAGTTTTGGGCGGCTCTACTTCAGCCTTGGAGCGAGAGAAGTTGGCAGCCGCAATGGCTCGTCAGCATTCAAATTTGCCCATCTGGGTTTCTTCAGGTAGCACTAACAAAGCTTACGTTCAAAGGGTTTTTGCTAAGGCTGGAGTTGGCCCGCGTCGCCTGCGTTTGGACTATCAGGCGGTGGATACGGTTACGAACTTCACGACACTGGTTGATGAGTTGCAGAGTCTTGGGATCACTAGCATCTATTTAATTACCTCTGACTATCATATGCGCCGCGCCAGGGTAATTGGAGAGATTGTTCTAGGCAGCCGGGGCATTACTCTGAAGCCGGTTGTTGTGCCTTCAGGGATACCGCAGGAACCGATTGAGAAATCAATTCGGGATGGAGCCAGAGCTATGCTTTGGGTGACTACCGGCTATACGGGAGCCACCCTCGGTCAGTCATCCAATCAGATTAAGCAGCAATTGTCGCCGTTTCTTTTACCAAAACATAAGGCGACACGATCAAAGCGCTGA
- a CDS encoding tocopherol cyclase family protein, with protein sequence MENPLQTPHSGYHWDGTSQRFFEGWYYRVTLPDCGHTFAFMYSIEDPLGNQPHSGGAAQILGPEDSYLCRTFPDVNKFWASRDVLALGHWGKTDLLTKPAYLPAEAFERHVQDGYQATATWHQGVLHDPGTGSQARWQYEIKPVYGWGNLNQPQQSTAGWLSSFPIFEPGWQILMAHGLATGWIEWNGKRYDFTNAPAYGEKNWGRSFPQKWFWLNCNGFEESSVIALTAGGGRRGVLWWMESVAMIGLHYQGKFYEFVPWNSKVSWNIEPWGSWQMQAHNSEFEVELTATTNLPGTLLRAPTEKGLIFCCRDTMNGQVDLELRQRDDKSKIILKARSSLCGLETGGGPWEETWRST encoded by the coding sequence ATGGAAAATCCTTTGCAAACGCCTCACAGTGGCTACCACTGGGACGGCACCAGTCAGCGATTCTTTGAAGGTTGGTATTACCGCGTCACCTTACCAGATTGCGGACATACCTTTGCTTTCATGTACTCCATCGAAGATCCCTTGGGCAATCAACCCCACAGCGGCGGTGCTGCCCAAATTCTGGGTCCCGAAGATAGTTACCTTTGCCGGACTTTCCCGGATGTCAATAAATTCTGGGCATCGCGGGACGTTCTAGCCTTGGGACACTGGGGCAAAACCGATTTATTAACCAAACCCGCCTACCTTCCCGCAGAAGCTTTTGAGCGTCACGTTCAAGATGGCTATCAAGCTACTGCTACTTGGCATCAGGGAGTTTTACATGATCCTGGCACGGGTTCTCAAGCGCGTTGGCAGTATGAGATTAAACCTGTATATGGATGGGGGAATCTAAATCAGCCACAACAATCAACAGCCGGATGGTTGTCTTCTTTCCCGATTTTTGAACCGGGATGGCAAATTTTGATGGCTCACGGGCTGGCAACTGGCTGGATTGAGTGGAATGGAAAACGCTACGACTTCACCAATGCCCCTGCCTACGGTGAAAAAAACTGGGGACGCTCTTTTCCTCAAAAATGGTTCTGGCTGAATTGCAATGGTTTTGAGGAGTCTTCAGTCATCGCCTTAACGGCTGGTGGAGGAAGACGCGGGGTGCTGTGGTGGATGGAATCGGTGGCGATGATTGGCTTGCACTATCAAGGCAAATTTTATGAATTTGTACCTTGGAACTCAAAGGTAAGTTGGAATATCGAGCCTTGGGGCAGCTGGCAAATGCAAGCCCATAATTCTGAGTTTGAAGTTGAGTTAACCGCCACAACAAATCTACCAGGGACTCTCTTGCGTGCCCCGACTGAAAAGGGTTTAATCTTTTGTTGTCGCGACACGATGAACGGTCAAGTTGACCTAGAACTGCGCCAACGGGATGACAAATCCAAAATCATCCTGAAAGCTCGCAGTTCTCTATGTGGATTGGAAACAGGCGGTGGTCCTTGGGAAGAAACCTGGCGATCTACTTAA
- the gndA gene encoding NADP-dependent phosphogluconate dehydrogenase, giving the protein MTQQSFGVIGLAVMGENLALNVERNGFPISVYNRTPEKTDAFMAERAQGKNVYAAYSIEDFVESLERPRKILIMVKAGAPVDAVINQLRPLLEEGDIIIDGGNSLFDDTARRTRELEPSGFRFIGMGVSGGEEGALNGPSLMPGGTKSSYEYLEPILTKISAQVDDGPCVSYIGPAGAGHYVKMVHNGIEYGDMQLIAEAYDLLKTALGLDATQLHEVFAEWNTTEELDSYLIEITADIFNYTDPDTRQPLVDVILDAAGQKGTGRWTVQSALELGISIPTMTAAVNARIMSAFKKERVAASEVLMGPTGKYEGDPKTFINQIRDALYCSKICSYAQGMALLSAASKAYSYDLNLSETARIWKGGCIIRARFLNKIKSAFKENPELPNLLLAPEFKQTILDRQDAWREVLAQSAKLGIPVPAFSASLDYFDSYRRDRLPQNLTQAQRDYFGAHTYERVDKAGFFHTEWTRIDEETIQTSTPEPLQAQDPADTLRTTIT; this is encoded by the coding sequence ATGACACAGCAGAGCTTTGGTGTGATTGGTTTGGCGGTCATGGGCGAGAACTTGGCGCTGAATGTGGAGCGTAATGGATTCCCCATTTCCGTCTATAATCGCACGCCAGAAAAAACGGATGCCTTTATGGCTGAACGAGCACAGGGCAAAAATGTCTATGCTGCCTATTCCATTGAAGATTTTGTCGAATCCTTAGAACGTCCTCGCAAAATCCTGATTATGGTGAAAGCGGGTGCGCCGGTAGATGCGGTGATTAACCAGCTCAGACCACTACTGGAAGAGGGTGACATCATTATTGATGGTGGCAACTCCTTGTTTGATGATACTGCTCGCCGCACCCGCGAATTAGAGCCGTCTGGGTTCAGATTTATCGGGATGGGCGTCAGTGGAGGTGAAGAAGGAGCGCTGAATGGCCCTAGCCTGATGCCGGGAGGGACGAAAAGCTCCTATGAGTATCTGGAGCCAATTTTGACGAAAATTTCGGCTCAGGTGGATGATGGCCCCTGTGTGAGCTATATCGGCCCTGCGGGTGCCGGTCACTACGTCAAGATGGTACACAATGGCATTGAGTACGGCGATATGCAGCTGATTGCAGAAGCATACGACTTGCTCAAGACTGCGTTGGGGCTAGATGCTACCCAACTGCATGAAGTATTTGCCGAATGGAATACTACCGAAGAACTCGATTCTTATTTGATTGAGATTACAGCGGATATCTTCAATTACACTGACCCCGATACTCGTCAGCCTCTGGTCGATGTGATTCTAGATGCAGCTGGGCAGAAAGGTACAGGGCGCTGGACGGTACAGAGTGCGCTGGAATTGGGGATCTCTATTCCGACGATGACAGCAGCGGTGAATGCCCGGATCATGTCTGCCTTTAAGAAGGAGCGAGTGGCTGCTTCGGAGGTGTTAATGGGTCCAACCGGCAAGTATGAGGGAGATCCCAAAACCTTCATTAACCAAATCCGTGATGCTCTCTATTGCTCGAAGATTTGCTCTTACGCTCAAGGGATGGCGTTATTGAGTGCGGCGTCGAAGGCTTATTCGTATGACCTGAATTTGAGCGAAACTGCCCGCATTTGGAAGGGTGGTTGTATTATTCGAGCCAGGTTCTTGAATAAGATTAAATCTGCTTTCAAGGAAAATCCAGAGTTGCCTAATTTGCTGCTGGCTCCTGAGTTTAAGCAGACAATTTTGGATCGCCAGGATGCTTGGCGGGAGGTATTGGCGCAGTCGGCGAAGCTAGGAATTCCAGTTCCGGCATTCAGCGCGTCGCTAGATTATTTCGATAGTTACCGACGCGATCGCTTACCGCAAAATCTCACCCAAGCTCAGCGAGACTACTTTGGTGCCCACACCTACGAGCGCGTTGATAAAGCAGGCTTCTTCCATACCGAGTGGACTCGAATTGATGAGGAAACCATTCAAACCTCAACGCCTGAGCCACTTCAAGCTCAAGATCCTGCGGACACTCTACGCACGACGATTACATAA